In one Molothrus aeneus isolate 106 chromosome 8, BPBGC_Maene_1.0, whole genome shotgun sequence genomic region, the following are encoded:
- the LOC136559619 gene encoding LOW QUALITY PROTEIN: uncharacterized protein (The sequence of the model RefSeq protein was modified relative to this genomic sequence to represent the inferred CDS: deleted 1 base in 1 codon): MELASLPPASLVPASLPSASLVPSSLPSASLAPSPGAAGEPRRAVLVVAMLVVAVLVVAILVVAVLVVAAALVVAVLVVAAALVVAVLVVAVLVVLVVAALVVAVLVLVVAVLVVAVLAALGQEDAAGPADRRSPSLPAGEPRARPGGPSSGREGGRRKRTTFSKAQLELLVRAFEKEPYPGIALREQLSSLTDIPESRIQVWFQNRRARQLNHKKSEAAAYARPGKPKPPRCAGQERPRAQQGPGTERSRLCPQPGLPGGSQSFGGQPPFYSGQLYSRLDMHFRSLDNSFGALGQTPADFGLDCSGRGVPLGAGSGGSASPFSLPVQQAQEYPHLKKSFPEGYYSDADGFQPCTDHQYPAPKENTYRKPALNYFSANQGLGVENCLYAKSSTSPFGNVSTCSFDGGEPKLEPEQMRHSSPLPAASNASPPLVVPKHEGGYQRALATPAPLYEQQLLETVNDYDSHWLGMRNEILGIGLDWLLENEQNVEQGQTKSYLSAFGGQNSVCHLGQT, encoded by the exons ATGGAGCTCGCCAGTCTGCCCCCGGCCAGCCTGGTCCCCGCCAGCCTCCCCTCCGCCAGCCTGGTCCCCTCCAGCCTCCCCTCCGCCAGCCTGGCCCccagccccggagccgccggTGAGCCGCGCCGGGCGGTGTTGGTGGTGGCAATGTTGGTGGTGGCGGTGTTGGTGGTGGCAATCTTGGTGGTGGCGGTGTTGGTGGTGGCGGCTGCATTGGTGGTGGCGGTGTTGGTGGTGGCGGCTGCATTGGTGGTAGCGGTGTTGGTGGTGGCGGTGTTGGTGGTGTTGGTGGTGGCTGCGTTGGTGGTGGCGGTGTTGGTGTTAGTGGTGGCTGTATTGGTGGTGGCGGTGTTGGCGGCGTTGGGGCAGGAGGACGCTGCCGGCCCCGCTGACCGCCGCTCCCCG TCTCTCCCCGCAGGCGAGCCCCGGGCGCGCCCCGGCGGCCCCAGCTCGGGGCGGGAGGGCGGCCGGCGCAAGCGAACCACCTTCAGCAAGgcgcagctggagctgctggtccGCGCCTTCGAGAAGGAGCCGTACCCCGGCATCGCCCTGcgggagcagctctccagcctcaCCGACATCCCCGAGTCCCGGATCCAG GTGTGGTTCCAGAACCGGAGAGCCCGGCAGCTAAACCACAAGAAGAGCGAGGCCGCCGCCTACGCCAGGCCGGGCAAGCCGAAGCCGCCCCGGTGCGCTGGGCAGGAGCGGCCCCGGGCGCAGCAGGGCCCGGGCACAGAGCGGAGCCGTCTCTGCCCGCAGCCGGGCCTGCCTGGAGGGAGCCAGAGCTTCGGAGGGCAGCCGCCGTTCTACTCGGGGCAGCTGTACTCAAGGCTCGACATGCATTTCAGGAGCTTGGATAACAGTTTTGGGGCGCTGGGTCAGACCCCGGCTGACTTCGGCTTGGACTGTTCGGGAAGAGGGGTCCCACTAGGTGCGGGAAGCGGGGGGAGCGCCTCCCCGTTCtcgctccctgtgcagcaggcacaggagtACCCGCAcctgaagaaatccttccctgaaGGCTACTACTCAGATGCGGATGGTTTCCAGCCTTGTACAGATCACCAGTACCCAGCACCTAAAGAGAACACGTACAGGAAGCCTGCCCTAAACTACTTCAGTGCTAACCAGGGCCTGGGTGTTGAGAACTGTTTGTATGCCAAGTCAAGCACTTCTCCCTTTGGGAATGTCTCCACTTGCAGTTTTGATGGGGGGGAACCCAAGCTTGAGCCTGAGCAGATGAGGCACAGTtcacctctgcctgcagctaGCAATGCTAGTCCTCCTTTGGTAGTTCCAAAGCATGAAGGGGGCTATCAAAGGGCACTTGCCACTCCAGCCCCATTGtatgagcagcagctgctggagacagtTAATGACTATGACTCTCATTGGCTGGGCatgagaaatgaaattttggGAATAGGGTTGGATTGGCTGCTTGAGAATGAGCAAAATGTAGAGCAAGGTCAGACAAAAAGTTACCTTTCTGCTTTTGGTGGCCAGAATTCAGTCTGTCATTTGGGTCAGACATGA